A window of Raphanus sativus cultivar WK10039 unplaced genomic scaffold, ASM80110v3 Scaffold0595, whole genome shotgun sequence contains these coding sequences:
- the LOC130502585 gene encoding uncharacterized protein LOC130502585, which produces MAALSRFISRLSDKSHALFETLKDPKDFQWTDKYEQALSDLKAYLTTPPLLSKPLEGEVLLLYLAVSEHALALALVNAARKLRPYFQAHHILVVTSFPIKAVLHKPEVSGRLAKWAIELGEYDVIFQPTTAIKSQVLVDFVAELSHALLPALEQEVKLRDSEGEKGEWTLYIDGSSNVRGAGVGLFLTSPTGESASRAVRCDFKATINEAEYEALISGLTLAKQMGVEDIRVLSDSQLLISQVQGDYQAKDLSMVRYLSVAKRLLDMFQNCKLTQIPREHNSQADALANLGSAIETTSHMRIPLLVLQWPATKKETEPQEVSVVDEGETWMTPIINYIRHDTLPAVRDESRKIRRQSARYCFSEGKLYRRSFSGPYLRCLTREAAGILEELHEGECGSHFSGRSLVLRARRAGYYWPTMARDSLKQAKLCSQCQKHAPVSNLPPKNLKSLSSPWPFRKWGMDIVGKFPMAPGQKVFLLVVTDYFTKWGGSVSIDYHRGKRSSLANITDLQIRKFL; this is translated from the exons ATGGCAGCCCTGAGTAGGTTCATCTCCAGGCTGTCCGACAAGTCGCATGCTCTCTTCGAGACcttgaaggaccccaaggacttccaatggaccgaTAAATATGAGCAAGCCCTATCTGATCTCAAGGCCTacctcactactccacctctcctctcgAAGCCCTTGGAAGGGGAAGTCCTATTGCTCTATTTGGCGGTATCAGAACATGCG CTAGCCCTCGCATTAGTTAATGCGGCCCGAAAGCTAcgcccctacttccaggctcatcaCATCTTGGTGGTCACCTCTTTCCCCATCAAAGCGGTCCTTCACAAGCCGGAAGTGTCTGGACGACTTGcaaaatgggccatagagctagGAGAGTACGATGTGATCTTCCAACCCACAACGGCCATCAAGTCACAAGTCCTAGTAGATTTTGTAGCCGAATTATCTCATGCCTTGCTTCCAGCTCTGGAACAAGAAGTAAAGCTTCGCGATAGTGAAGGGGAAAAAGGCGAATGGACTCTATACATAGACGGATCCAGCAACGTAAGGGGCGCAGGCGTGGGACTCTTCCTAACTTCCCCTACGGGAGAATCTGCCTCAAGGGCCGTACGCTGCGACTTCAAAGCGACGATCAATGAGGCTGAGTACGAAGCTCTAATATCAGGGCTGACACTCGCCAAACAGATGGGAGTAGAAGACATACGGGTCCTCAGCGACTCACAACTACTCATAAGCCAGGTCCAAGGAGATTACCAGGCCAAAGATCTGAGCATGGTCAGGTACCTATCAGTGGCCAAACGCCTACTCGACATGTTCCAAAACTGTAAGCTTACTCAGATCCCTAGGGAGCATAACTCCCAAGCTGACGCTCTAGCTAATCTAGGGTCCGCTATAGAAACCACGAGTCACATGCGCATCCCACTGCTGGTACTTCAATGGCCCGCGACAAAAAAGGAGACGGAGCCTCAGGAAGTGTCAGTAGTGGATGAAGGAGAAACATGGATGACTCCCATCATCAACTATATAAGGCATGACACCTTGCCTGCAGTTCGAGAcgaaagtcggaagataaggAGGCAATCTGCCAGGTACTGCTTCTCCGAAGGGAAATTATACAGAAGATCCTTCTCAGGACCTTACTTGCGATGTCTCACTAGAGAAGCCGCCGGGATATTAGAAGAACTCCACGAGGGAGAGTGTGGTTCTCACTTCAGTGGTCGAAGCTTGGTACTCAGAGCCAGAAGGGCTGGGtactactggccaactatggcgagggactccctcaaacaagcTAAACTCTGCagccaatgccagaagcacgcCCCAGTCTCCAATCTTCCACCGAAGAACCTCAAATCTCTAAGCtctccttggcccttccgaaagtggggcatggacatcgtgggGAAATTTCCCATGGCACCGGGGCAAAAGGTCTTCCTCCTAGTCG